From a single Aggregatilinea lenta genomic region:
- a CDS encoding lipid II:glycine glycyltransferase FemX, with protein sequence MLQATLITDSAAWNAALRHLPAAHVLQTWEWGAFKQHETGWQPERFAFTDEAGRTVAAASILTRRVGPLRVMYVPKGPALAYEDTDTVLDVLAHLEQLARQRRAVWLKIDPDVIAGTGIPGEGDEAARHPAQDDPTGQRVLATLRARGWRFSTSQVQFRNTITLDLTQSEDDLLAGMNQSTRRKVRTGPKKDVTVRSANDPADLRTLYDLYTVTGARQGFLIRPLDYYREAWARFIEAGLAQAFLAEWEGQPLAGLVLFHFGPKAWYFYGMSDNVERSRMPTYLLQWEAIRWAKAHGYGTYDFWGAPDTFDESDSMWGVYRFKDGFGGTVMRHIGAWDYVPNPLVYTLYERLMPRVLDLMRRAGRRRDPVDTGANTD encoded by the coding sequence ATGCTTCAAGCGACCCTGATCACCGATTCCGCCGCGTGGAACGCCGCGCTGCGCCACCTGCCTGCCGCGCACGTCCTGCAAACGTGGGAATGGGGCGCGTTCAAGCAGCACGAAACCGGCTGGCAGCCGGAGCGCTTCGCCTTCACCGACGAGGCGGGCCGCACGGTCGCCGCCGCCTCGATCCTCACCCGGCGCGTGGGGCCGCTGCGGGTGATGTACGTGCCCAAAGGCCCCGCCCTGGCCTATGAGGACACCGACACGGTCCTCGACGTGCTGGCGCACCTGGAACAACTCGCCCGGCAGCGCCGCGCCGTGTGGCTGAAGATCGACCCGGATGTGATCGCCGGGACCGGCATCCCCGGTGAGGGCGACGAGGCCGCGCGGCATCCCGCCCAGGACGACCCGACCGGCCAGCGCGTGCTGGCAACGCTGCGGGCGCGCGGCTGGCGCTTCAGCACGTCGCAGGTTCAGTTCCGCAACACGATCACGCTCGACCTGACACAGAGCGAGGATGATCTGCTGGCAGGCATGAACCAATCGACCCGGCGCAAGGTTCGCACCGGGCCAAAGAAGGATGTCACGGTCCGCAGCGCCAACGACCCCGCCGACCTGCGCACGCTGTACGACCTCTACACCGTCACCGGGGCGCGCCAGGGCTTCCTGATCCGACCGCTGGATTATTACCGCGAGGCGTGGGCGCGTTTCATCGAGGCCGGGCTGGCGCAGGCGTTCCTGGCCGAATGGGAGGGTCAGCCGCTGGCCGGGCTGGTGTTGTTCCACTTTGGCCCGAAAGCATGGTACTTCTACGGCATGAGCGACAACGTCGAGCGCAGCCGCATGCCCACCTACCTGCTGCAGTGGGAGGCGATCCGCTGGGCGAAGGCGCACGGATACGGCACGTACGACTTCTGGGGTGCGCCGGACACCTTTGACGAAAGCGACTCGATGTGGGGCGTCTACCGCTTCAAGGACGGTTTCGGCGGCACGGTGATGCGGCACATCGGCGCGTGGGACTACGTGCCGAATCCCCTCGTATACACACTCTACGAACGCC
- a CDS encoding GNAT family N-acetyltransferase: MPVERFTVDHPLWDSYLTHLDRVDMARWVLDVDGCPGPDITFLGAIVDEAVAGHITLRVQDIRVPGPEHGERQSISGPDGSPLRETFVYTFAVDVEYRRQGHGRALQTAAIALTKALGCYQIRSWSPLDTPVNYPVMIALGYAVHPAVSTTEHGRAVGGVYFVQTV; this comes from the coding sequence ATGCCCGTCGAGCGGTTTACAGTCGATCATCCCTTGTGGGACAGCTACCTGACCCATCTGGATCGCGTGGACATGGCGCGCTGGGTGCTGGACGTGGACGGCTGCCCCGGCCCGGACATCACCTTTCTAGGGGCCATCGTGGACGAGGCGGTCGCCGGGCACATCACGCTGCGCGTGCAGGACATCCGCGTGCCCGGCCCGGAACACGGCGAGCGGCAGTCCATCTCCGGCCCGGACGGCAGCCCGCTGCGGGAGACGTTCGTCTACACCTTCGCCGTGGACGTGGAGTATCGCCGCCAGGGGCACGGGCGCGCGCTGCAAACGGCGGCCATCGCGCTGACGAAAGCGCTCGGCTGCTACCAGATCCGCTCGTGGTCGCCGTTGGACACGCCCGTCAATTACCCTGTCATGATCGCCCTCGGCTATGCCGTGCATCCCGCCGTCTCGACCACCGAGCACGGGCGCGCGGTCGGCGGCGTCTACTTCGTCCAAACGGTGTGA